One genomic window of Tatumella citrea includes the following:
- the gmhB gene encoding D-glycero-beta-D-manno-heptose 1,7-bisphosphate 7-phosphatase yields the protein MANKIPAIFLDRDGTINIDHGFVHQIDDFQFIEGAIEAMHELKAMGYALVIVTNQSGIARGKYTEDQFMQLTEWMDWSLADRGVDLDGIYYCPHHPEGVVAEYTQQCDCRKPQPGMLLSGQKQLNIDMAASYMVGDKREDMLAAQAAGVGHKILVRSGQPLNADSESAADVVLNSLAELPELIKNSAK from the coding sequence GTGGCGAACAAAATACCGGCAATTTTCCTGGACCGTGATGGCACAATTAATATTGATCATGGTTTTGTGCATCAGATTGATGATTTTCAGTTTATTGAAGGTGCTATCGAAGCGATGCATGAACTGAAAGCTATGGGCTACGCACTGGTGATAGTGACCAATCAGTCTGGCATCGCACGTGGTAAATATACTGAAGATCAGTTTATGCAACTGACCGAGTGGATGGACTGGTCGCTGGCTGACAGGGGCGTTGACCTGGACGGTATCTACTATTGTCCGCATCATCCTGAAGGTGTGGTTGCTGAATACACTCAACAATGTGATTGCCGTAAGCCGCAGCCGGGTATGTTGCTGTCAGGGCAGAAACAGCTGAATATCGATATGGCAGCTTCTTATATGGTCGGCGATAAACGAGAAGACATGTTGGCTGCTCAGGCTGCAGGAGTAGGGCATAAAATACTGGTTCGCAGTGGTCAGCCGCTGAACGCAGATAGTGAATCTGCTGCAGATGTCGTACTCAATAGTCTGGCGGAATTACCAGAACTGATTAAAAACTCCGCAAAATAG